Proteins co-encoded in one Salarias fasciatus chromosome 4, fSalaFa1.1, whole genome shotgun sequence genomic window:
- the cd9r gene encoding CD9 antigen isoform X2: MAVDGCGVVCKYILIFFNIIFALVGFAFLGLGLWLRFSENTRGIFDIESVNSSAFVIGVTVMIALGLVMLVVVTVGDYGVCSEKRCALSVFSVLLTFLAIAEGVVGFLAFTKREEVGFRMGEFYTSLYTLYATSGDPALAVTLTFIHKMLDCCGITGVPIIEIAKKTCPKSDNFFKSIVMDSCPKIILTVFDSKASLVMGIFLGTGALLIIALICTAILNSHIKKNNQAINAYYSAVY, translated from the exons ATGGCTGTGGATGGATGTGGCGTCGTCTGCAAATATATCCTCATATTTTTCAATATCATCTTCGCG ctggTGGGATTCGCCTTTCTGGGCCTCGGTCTATGGCTGagattcagtgaaaacaccAGAGGGATCTTTGACATAGAATCTGTCAACTCAAGCGCATTCGTCATAG GAGTGACTGTGATGATCGCTCTGGGTTTGGTGATGCTCGTCGTGGTGACGGTTGGAGACTACGGCGTCTGCAGTGAGAAGAGATGTGCTCTGTCTGTG ttCTCGGTACTTCTGACCTTTCTGGCTATCGCTGAAGGCGTGGTGGGATTTCTTGCTTTTACCAAGCGTGAAGAG GTGGGATTTCGGATGGGAGAGTTCTACACGAGCTTGTACACGCTGTATGCCACCAGTGGAGACCCGGCCTTGGCGGTCACTCTGACATTCATCCACAAGATG CTTGACTGCTGTGGAATAACGGGAGTCCCCATCATAGAGATCGCCAAAAAAACCTGCCCCAAATCCGACAACTTCTTCAAGAGCATTGTGATGGAC agttgcCCCAAGATCATCTTGACCGTCTTTGACAGCAAAGCGTCGCTGGTGATGGGCATCTTCCTTGGAACCGGAGCTCTTCTG ATTATTGCCCTGATCTGCACCGCGATCCTCAACAGtcacatcaagaaaaacaaccagGCCATCAATGCGTACTACTCGGCCGTCTACTAA
- the cd9r gene encoding CD9 antigen isoform X1: MAVDGCGVVCKYILIFFNIIFALVGFAFLGLGLWLRFSENTRGIFDIESVNSSAFVIGVTVMIALGLVMLVVVTVGDYGVCSEKRCALSVFSVLLTFLAIAEGVVGFLAFTKREEVGFRMGEFYTSLYTLYATSGDPALAVTLTFIHKMLDCCGITGVPIIEIAKKTCPKSDNFFKSIVMDSCPKIILTVFDSKASLVMGIFLGTGALLIVALICSVTLSNKIRQAASAPQYIILTQTAPSPTGFHPPPHDFMYTSHPDPNPVVFTPLTVANLPAASIPAANLPAASIPAAQA; this comes from the exons ATGGCTGTGGATGGATGTGGCGTCGTCTGCAAATATATCCTCATATTTTTCAATATCATCTTCGCG ctggTGGGATTCGCCTTTCTGGGCCTCGGTCTATGGCTGagattcagtgaaaacaccAGAGGGATCTTTGACATAGAATCTGTCAACTCAAGCGCATTCGTCATAG GAGTGACTGTGATGATCGCTCTGGGTTTGGTGATGCTCGTCGTGGTGACGGTTGGAGACTACGGCGTCTGCAGTGAGAAGAGATGTGCTCTGTCTGTG ttCTCGGTACTTCTGACCTTTCTGGCTATCGCTGAAGGCGTGGTGGGATTTCTTGCTTTTACCAAGCGTGAAGAG GTGGGATTTCGGATGGGAGAGTTCTACACGAGCTTGTACACGCTGTATGCCACCAGTGGAGACCCGGCCTTGGCGGTCACTCTGACATTCATCCACAAGATG CTTGACTGCTGTGGAATAACGGGAGTCCCCATCATAGAGATCGCCAAAAAAACCTGCCCCAAATCCGACAACTTCTTCAAGAGCATTGTGATGGAC agttgcCCCAAGATCATCTTGACCGTCTTTGACAGCAAAGCGTCGCTGGTGATGGGCATCTTCCTTGGAACCGGAGCTCTTCTG ATCGTAGCGCTGATTTGCAGCGTCACTCTCTCTAACAAGATCCGCCAAGCCGCCTCTGCTCCTCAGTATATCATCCTGACTCAGACCGCGCCTTCCCCGACAGGCTTTCACCCACCGCCGCATGACTTCATGTACACCTCCCACCCCGACCCCAACCCCGTCGTCTTCACTCCCCTCACTGTGGCTAACCTCCCAGCAGCTAGCATCCCCGCGGCTAACCTCCCAGCAGCTAGCATCCCCGCGGCTCAGGCTTAG
- the cd9r gene encoding CD9 antigen isoform X3, producing MAVDGCGVVCKYILIFFNIIFALVGFAFLGLGLWLRFSENTRGIFDIESVNSSAFVIGVTVMIALGLVMLVVVTVGDYGVCSEKRCALSVFSVLLTFLAIAEGVVGFLAFTKREEVGFRMGEFYTSLYTLYATSGDPALAVTLTFIHKMLDCCGITGVPIIEIAKKTCPKSDNFFKSIVMDSCPKIILTVFDSKASLVMGIFLGTGALLDIMTRMTDD from the exons ATGGCTGTGGATGGATGTGGCGTCGTCTGCAAATATATCCTCATATTTTTCAATATCATCTTCGCG ctggTGGGATTCGCCTTTCTGGGCCTCGGTCTATGGCTGagattcagtgaaaacaccAGAGGGATCTTTGACATAGAATCTGTCAACTCAAGCGCATTCGTCATAG GAGTGACTGTGATGATCGCTCTGGGTTTGGTGATGCTCGTCGTGGTGACGGTTGGAGACTACGGCGTCTGCAGTGAGAAGAGATGTGCTCTGTCTGTG ttCTCGGTACTTCTGACCTTTCTGGCTATCGCTGAAGGCGTGGTGGGATTTCTTGCTTTTACCAAGCGTGAAGAG GTGGGATTTCGGATGGGAGAGTTCTACACGAGCTTGTACACGCTGTATGCCACCAGTGGAGACCCGGCCTTGGCGGTCACTCTGACATTCATCCACAAGATG CTTGACTGCTGTGGAATAACGGGAGTCCCCATCATAGAGATCGCCAAAAAAACCTGCCCCAAATCCGACAACTTCTTCAAGAGCATTGTGATGGAC agttgcCCCAAGATCATCTTGACCGTCTTTGACAGCAAAGCGTCGCTGGTGATGGGCATCTTCCTTGGAACCGGAGCTCTTCTG GATATTATGACGAGAATGACGGACGACTAA